Proteins from a genomic interval of Methanoplanus endosymbiosus:
- the trpB gene encoding tryptophan synthase subunit beta, which yields MAKAGYYGSYGGRFVPETLMEALYELEKSYQAICGEESFRRELDFYLKEYAGRETPLTFCRNMSEDLGCRIYLKREDLMHGGAHKLNNTLGQAILAKHMGKKRLIAETGAGQHGVATAIAGAVTGLPVEVYMGSTDCERQKLNVFRMELMGAKVHPVESGTATLKDATNEALREYAASSADTHYLIGSVVGPHPFPEIVRDFQSVIGTETKEQILKAEGRLPDEAIACVGGGSNAIGLFHPFLKNDVRLTGVEAGGRGDAPGDNGASVRFGRPGVLHGALSYLIQDECGQIGTTHSISAGLDYPGVGPEHSMLNDSGRVSYGIAYDDEVINAFRYLSVKEGIIPALESAHAIAYAINNADRFDRDDIVVICLSGRGDKDVATVSSIMADEKTEALKER from the coding sequence ATGGCAAAAGCAGGATATTACGGAAGTTATGGCGGCAGGTTTGTCCCGGAGACCCTGATGGAGGCACTCTATGAACTTGAAAAGTCATACCAGGCAATATGCGGTGAGGAGAGCTTCAGGCGGGAGCTTGACTTTTACCTGAAAGAGTATGCCGGAAGAGAGACACCTCTTACATTCTGCCGGAATATGTCAGAGGACCTTGGGTGCAGAATCTACCTTAAGAGAGAGGACCTGATGCACGGCGGTGCCCATAAGCTGAACAACACCCTAGGGCAGGCCATCCTTGCAAAGCATATGGGCAAAAAACGCCTCATTGCAGAGACTGGTGCCGGACAGCACGGGGTTGCAACCGCGATTGCAGGTGCTGTGACAGGCCTTCCTGTCGAGGTGTATATGGGCAGCACAGACTGCGAAAGGCAGAAGCTCAATGTATTCAGGATGGAGCTTATGGGAGCGAAGGTTCATCCGGTAGAGAGCGGCACGGCTACGCTTAAGGATGCAACAAACGAAGCACTGAGAGAGTACGCCGCAAGTTCGGCAGATACCCATTACCTGATAGGATCGGTTGTCGGTCCTCACCCATTCCCGGAGATTGTCAGGGACTTTCAGTCTGTAATAGGGACGGAGACAAAGGAGCAGATCCTGAAAGCGGAGGGCAGACTGCCCGATGAGGCGATCGCCTGCGTAGGCGGCGGTTCAAATGCAATAGGCCTATTTCATCCGTTTTTAAAGAACGATGTCAGGCTTACAGGCGTTGAGGCCGGCGGCCGGGGCGATGCTCCGGGTGACAACGGTGCATCTGTAAGGTTTGGCAGACCCGGAGTTCTGCACGGTGCACTCTCGTATCTGATTCAGGACGAATGCGGACAGATTGGAACAACCCACAGCATATCCGCCGGCCTTGACTATCCCGGTGTCGGACCTGAGCATTCAATGCTCAACGATTCGGGGAGGGTGTCATACGGCATTGCGTACGATGACGAGGTCATTAACGCTTTCAGGTACCTCTCGGTTAAAGAGGGAATAATTCCTGCCCTTGAATCTGCCCATGCCATCGCATATGCGATAAATAATGCAGACCGTTTTGACAGGGACGATATTGTGGTTATCTGCCTCTCCGGAAGGGGGGACAAAGATGTTGCAACTGTCAGCAGTATCATGGCAGATGAGAAAACTGAAGCCTTAAAGGAGAGATGA
- a CDS encoding phosphoribosylanthranilate isomerase: MRIKICGITTVRDAVIAESLGADAIGVVVCSESQRNVTLKRAREIFSALKPTTEKILVTNTKSYPELELMMAQRPDAVQITHPFEFRKRPPVRIIRAVKPGMKELSGDCDAFIIDGSMGKGMVFDRNFASGFINRTEKPVFLAGGLSPENVGEAVRMMNPYGVDVSSGVEKSPGIKDRKKMSEFIRICREA; this comes from the coding sequence ATGCGTATAAAAATATGCGGAATTACAACAGTCAGAGATGCCGTCATCGCAGAATCACTTGGTGCCGATGCTATAGGTGTCGTAGTCTGTTCAGAGTCACAGAGAAATGTCACCCTGAAACGTGCAAGGGAGATTTTTTCCGCCCTTAAACCCACAACAGAAAAAATTCTTGTGACAAACACAAAGTCCTATCCCGAACTTGAGCTGATGATGGCACAAAGACCGGACGCTGTGCAGATTACCCATCCGTTTGAATTCAGAAAGAGACCTCCGGTCAGAATAATCCGGGCAGTAAAACCCGGAATGAAAGAACTATCAGGTGACTGTGATGCCTTCATCATTGACGGAAGTATGGGAAAGGGCATGGTTTTTGACCGGAATTTTGCATCCGGATTTATAAACCGGACAGAGAAGCCTGTATTTCTTGCAGGGGGACTCTCTCCGGAGAATGTCGGTGAGGCTGTCAGGATGATGAATCCCTATGGTGTTGATGTCTCATCAGGGGTTGAAAAAAGTCCGGGGATAAAGGACAGAAAAAAGATGAGTGAATTTATCAGAATATGCAGGGAGGCATAA
- a CDS encoding indole-3-glycerol phosphate synthase TrpC, with protein sequence MNTDINGFLSEIVRLKEAEAAGIDMPYEFMMPDYKVKSLSGAVLNQNRNAVIAEIKFRSPSGGEIAPSSDQKDIADEYIRGGCTAISVLTDEKFFGGKKEYLTEISRISTVPLLRKDFIVDEKQLYETKIIGADAVLLIAKILGGKLPEFKETASALSLESLIEVRTEEEADLAISCGAEIIGINNRDLTDMKINLNKTAELSAYIRDEYEEAVIISESGYNFPKDLAAMKGYCNGFLIGSSLMKAKNRREAVEGFVCV encoded by the coding sequence ATGAATACAGATATAAACGGATTTTTAAGTGAGATCGTCCGTCTTAAAGAGGCAGAGGCAGCCGGAATAGATATGCCGTACGAATTCATGATGCCGGATTATAAAGTAAAGAGCCTCTCAGGTGCAGTACTAAATCAGAATAGAAATGCAGTGATAGCCGAGATAAAATTCCGGTCACCATCAGGAGGAGAAATTGCACCCTCCTCAGATCAAAAGGATATTGCAGACGAATACATCAGGGGCGGATGTACTGCAATTTCGGTTCTTACAGATGAGAAATTTTTCGGAGGAAAGAAGGAGTACCTGACAGAAATTTCCAGGATTTCCACAGTGCCTCTGCTCAGAAAAGATTTCATTGTAGATGAAAAACAGCTGTATGAGACAAAGATTATCGGAGCGGATGCAGTGCTTCTCATAGCTAAAATTCTGGGCGGGAAGCTTCCGGAATTTAAGGAGACTGCATCAGCCCTCTCACTTGAGAGCCTTATAGAAGTCAGAACAGAAGAAGAGGCAGATCTTGCCATCTCCTGCGGTGCAGAAATTATCGGCATCAACAACCGTGATCTAACAGACATGAAAATTAACCTCAATAAGACTGCTGAACTCTCGGCATATATCAGAGATGAATACGAAGAAGCCGTTATAATTTCAGAGAGCGGGTATAACTTTCCCAAAGATCTTGCAGCAATGAAGGGATACTGTAACGGGTTCCTGATAGGAAGCTCACTTATGAAAGCCAAAAACAGGAGAGAAGCGGTGGAGGGTTTTGTATGCGTATAA
- the trpD gene encoding anthranilate phosphoribosyltransferase — MITESLFKAVNRETLTVTEAESAMDAIISGRTTDAQIGAFIAAMMTKGTTSGEIAAFASAMMRASVQVRPEVSGMLVDTCGTGGDGLNTFNISTASAIVTAGAGIPVVKHGNRSVSSRCGSADVLEELGVNIDAAPDAVKLSIEENGIGFLYAKNHHPAMRYAGRAREEIGIRSFFNILGPVSNPASADARLLGIYDPELTETIADVLRIMGVRNAMVVHGCGLDEITTTGETKISMFRGRGETETFYLTPEEFGIQRAELSDISGGDAGRNAEIIRDILNGRRSACRDIVLMNSAAAIYISGNAGSIHDGIGMAEMSIDSGNAAEKLSRLIKATGGEELL, encoded by the coding sequence ATGATAACCGAATCACTCTTTAAAGCCGTAAACAGAGAGACACTTACAGTAACTGAGGCAGAATCCGCCATGGATGCAATCATCTCCGGAAGAACAACCGATGCCCAGATTGGTGCATTTATAGCCGCAATGATGACAAAAGGAACAACTTCCGGCGAGATTGCAGCCTTTGCATCTGCTATGATGAGGGCTTCAGTACAGGTAAGGCCGGAAGTTTCCGGTATGCTCGTTGACACATGCGGAACAGGCGGGGACGGATTAAATACCTTCAATATCAGCACAGCCTCGGCAATAGTCACTGCCGGTGCAGGAATTCCGGTTGTAAAACACGGCAACAGGAGTGTGAGCAGCAGATGCGGTTCAGCAGACGTTCTCGAAGAACTTGGGGTTAATATTGATGCTGCCCCGGATGCGGTGAAATTATCCATTGAAGAGAACGGGATAGGCTTTCTCTATGCAAAGAATCACCACCCCGCGATGAGATATGCAGGAAGAGCCAGGGAAGAGATTGGCATCCGGAGTTTCTTCAATATATTAGGCCCGGTTTCAAACCCTGCATCGGCAGATGCACGCCTTTTAGGTATATACGATCCGGAGCTTACAGAGACAATTGCAGATGTGCTCCGGATTATGGGTGTCAGGAATGCAATGGTTGTGCATGGCTGCGGGCTTGACGAAATAACAACAACAGGAGAGACAAAGATTTCGATGTTTAGGGGTAGAGGAGAGACTGAAACATTTTACCTGACCCCTGAGGAGTTCGGAATCCAAAGAGCAGAACTATCCGATATTTCAGGCGGGGATGCGGGCCGCAATGCAGAAATTATCAGGGATATCCTGAATGGAAGGAGGAGTGCCTGCCGGGATATTGTACTGATGAATTCGGCTGCTGCGATATATATAAGCGGGAATGCCGGAAGCATCCATGACGGAATAGGGATGGCGGAGATGAGTATCGACTCCGGAAATGCGGCTGAAAAGCTGAGCAGACTCATAAAAGCCACAGGCGGAGAGGAATTATTATGA
- a CDS encoding anthranilate synthase component II produces the protein MKVLVIDCYDSFTYNLCQQIGKSGCEITVVKNDEPEDTILNDNYDRIVLSPGPGTPEKSGLCLKALNNISKTVPTLGICLGHQAICTIFGGRVLRTTPYHGKVSGINHDGESIFEGMKNGFSATRYHSLAAEKTSLPDCLRVTALSADDRCIMGVRHRNYPIEGVQFHPESILTEDGDRLIENFLRYGVRQ, from the coding sequence ATGAAAGTCCTGGTAATCGACTGCTATGACAGTTTCACATACAATCTCTGCCAGCAGATAGGAAAATCCGGATGCGAAATTACGGTTGTGAAAAACGATGAGCCTGAGGACACCATATTAAATGATAATTATGACAGAATTGTCCTCTCACCGGGACCCGGAACCCCGGAGAAATCCGGACTCTGCCTAAAAGCACTGAATAATATCTCAAAGACAGTTCCGACACTCGGCATATGCCTCGGACATCAGGCAATATGTACCATATTCGGGGGCAGGGTTTTAAGAACAACCCCATATCACGGCAAAGTATCCGGAATTAACCATGACGGGGAGAGCATATTTGAAGGAATGAAAAACGGCTTTTCAGCAACGAGATACCACTCACTTGCTGCTGAGAAGACTTCACTTCCCGACTGCCTCAGAGTCACCGCTCTCTCAGCTGATGACAGGTGCATAATGGGAGTCCGCCACCGGAATTATCCCATAGAAGGGGTGCAGTTTCACCCTGAGAGTATACTTACAGAGGACGGCGACCGCCTTATAGAGAACTTCCTCAGATATGGGGTGAGGCAATGA
- a CDS encoding anthranilate synthase component I family protein, whose product MVTASITKNKDKHGKEIKKPQIIPVSLKLTGKKANCYSPEEIFRTFKDSAPFMLESACGEEKKAKYSLIGLNPVLRVKAENCNRMVISGDKKYTDALMPLFSGRIISKSSDSTEADEGRDNRCSIPDNFEIITVPEPEPVAGIHQIMDFFDYRGEEIPGYQGGLTGYFSYDLVYSLFETVSTDKTDLNSPLADFIMTSEYILFDHPAEDLYIFSLSLAAENTDAETATKEAGLRVQEIYNRIYSHADNEVIKPGDITDRKSSDKKRDPDKEIIPDVNYSENIPKEEFEDLVRKTKEYIFAGDIFQGVISKKNSCRYEGDPFSIYSALRRINPGPYMYYIDYGDRQVIGSSPEMLVKVEDNRVTTVPIAGTGIRGKNPKEDKILENELLSDEKERAEHLMLVDLARNDIGRISRYGSVSVDDFMKIEKFSHVQHIVSTVSGELKNGLNAADAFKSVFPAGTLTGAPKVRAMQIIDELESERRGLYGGAVGHIGFNGRTDFAIAIRTLLLEEGSLTFQAGAGIVADSDPKAEYMEAEKKALAVAKAITLADEVKSA is encoded by the coding sequence ATGGTTACTGCCAGCATAACTAAAAATAAAGATAAACACGGAAAAGAGATTAAAAAACCTCAGATAATTCCGGTCAGCCTGAAATTGACAGGGAAAAAAGCCAACTGTTATTCCCCTGAAGAGATATTCAGGACATTTAAGGATTCAGCTCCGTTTATGCTCGAATCTGCCTGTGGAGAGGAGAAAAAAGCGAAGTACTCACTGATAGGATTAAATCCGGTATTAAGAGTAAAAGCAGAAAACTGCAACAGAATGGTAATTTCCGGAGATAAAAAATATACAGATGCACTTATGCCGCTTTTTTCAGGCAGAATTATATCCAAAAGTTCTGACAGCACAGAGGCAGACGAAGGCAGAGATAACAGATGCAGTATTCCGGATAATTTTGAGATAATAACTGTCCCAGAGCCGGAACCCGTAGCCGGAATCCATCAGATAATGGATTTCTTTGATTACCGGGGCGAAGAGATACCCGGATACCAGGGTGGCCTTACAGGATATTTCTCATATGATCTCGTATATTCACTATTTGAGACAGTAAGCACTGATAAAACCGACCTGAATTCACCGCTTGCTGATTTCATAATGACATCAGAGTACATTCTCTTTGATCACCCGGCAGAAGACCTGTATATCTTCAGTCTTTCACTTGCAGCAGAGAATACTGATGCAGAAACAGCAACCAAAGAGGCAGGCTTAAGAGTTCAGGAAATTTATAACCGGATTTACAGTCATGCAGATAACGAAGTCATAAAACCTGGTGATATAACTGACAGGAAGAGCAGCGATAAGAAAAGAGATCCTGATAAAGAGATAATTCCGGATGTTAATTACTCCGAGAACATACCAAAGGAAGAATTTGAAGATCTTGTCAGAAAGACAAAAGAGTACATCTTTGCAGGTGATATCTTTCAGGGAGTTATATCCAAGAAGAACAGCTGCCGGTACGAAGGCGACCCGTTCTCAATATACTCGGCACTGAGGAGAATAAACCCCGGCCCTTATATGTATTACATAGATTATGGTGACCGGCAGGTAATCGGTTCAAGTCCTGAGATGCTTGTAAAGGTTGAGGATAACCGGGTTACAACCGTTCCTATTGCAGGTACCGGAATAAGGGGAAAAAACCCAAAAGAGGATAAAATCCTTGAAAATGAACTCCTGTCCGATGAAAAAGAGCGTGCAGAACATCTGATGCTTGTCGATCTTGCGAGAAATGATATAGGCAGAATCAGCAGGTACGGCTCAGTCAGTGTCGATGATTTCATGAAGATTGAGAAATTCTCCCATGTCCAGCATATCGTATCAACAGTATCCGGAGAACTAAAGAACGGCCTTAACGCCGCAGATGCATTTAAATCTGTCTTCCCCGCCGGAACTCTGACAGGTGCACCAAAAGTCCGTGCCATGCAGATAATAGATGAACTTGAATCTGAGAGAAGAGGTCTTTACGGCGGTGCTGTCGGCCATATCGGATTTAACGGCAGAACTGACTTTGCTATTGCTATCCGGACGCTCCTTCTTGAAGAGGGCAGTCTGACATTTCAGGCAGGAGCAGGAATTGTTGCAGACTCTGACCCTAAAGCGGAATATATGGAGGCTGAAAAGAAAGCCCTTGCGGTTGCAAAGGCAATAACCCTTGCAGATGAGGTGAAATCAGCATGA
- a CDS encoding dipeptidase translates to MQDFKSWTDAGLAERLNSKIPAVILASLLLLLFIPGTVSACTIFGITPGASEDGSVYAGHTNDGVGKDWRNIDDVTLTYIPPADHKPGDKRPVFFDPNSGSDAAGGKESPDKMTVIGYIDQVPHTYGYYTSSYGMINEKNLMSAECTDYAKFEPNAEEGKRIFYSSGLSNVALERCTNARDAVLLVGELIDNYGYYGTGETLIFADSEEVWVIEMCGNPVDETGGLWVAKKVPNGEIFVAGNEFRIREVETGTSDMYYSENLFKAAEKAGWWSPADGTLDWLSTVSYGEYAHPYYSLMRVWRLEDKLAPSLNLSPYVENSYTKAYPFSVKPDEKVDFETALNMFRDHYEGTEFDLRDGKASGPFENPYRYLGPMDAHTNFQNESYLDVRAGANVRPISAIFCAYSYVAQVRSGLPDETAGVLWFGPAVAYETVYAPFYANSESVSDRYSKGSRLKYNYNTAYWTFDLLTNWAMLKYDAMIDDIQTEQKKLETESYDLLMDTDKKAGECLSAGDEAGAKALMTNFTLGRGDEIINDWKALTATLIVKYSNGLVTDPVTEEVTEGGYPDWWYDDTDYQYGPRVYQLDELRNTPGLNYTGKIVSVSKDASFEEIKEVIQ, encoded by the coding sequence ATGCAGGATTTTAAATCGTGGACTGATGCAGGCCTTGCAGAGAGGCTGAATTCAAAAATTCCGGCAGTGATTCTGGCATCACTGCTTCTGTTATTGTTCATTCCGGGCACTGTCTCGGCATGCACCATCTTTGGTATAACGCCCGGTGCATCTGAGGACGGCTCGGTGTACGCCGGACATACCAACGATGGTGTCGGGAAAGACTGGAGAAATATTGATGATGTAACCTTAACCTACATCCCCCCGGCTGATCATAAACCCGGCGATAAAAGGCCGGTATTCTTCGATCCAAACAGCGGTTCCGATGCTGCCGGAGGAAAGGAAAGTCCGGATAAGATGACCGTTATTGGCTATATTGATCAGGTGCCGCATACCTATGGCTATTACACCAGTTCCTATGGAATGATCAATGAGAAGAATCTCATGAGCGCTGAATGCACCGACTATGCAAAGTTTGAACCGAATGCAGAGGAAGGGAAGAGAATTTTTTATTCGTCAGGACTTTCAAATGTAGCACTTGAACGATGCACAAATGCAAGGGACGCTGTTCTGCTTGTTGGTGAGCTGATTGACAATTACGGCTACTATGGAACGGGTGAGACTCTCATCTTTGCTGATAGTGAGGAGGTATGGGTAATTGAGATGTGCGGAAATCCGGTAGATGAAACAGGCGGACTGTGGGTTGCAAAGAAGGTTCCAAATGGTGAAATCTTTGTTGCAGGAAATGAGTTCCGGATCCGTGAGGTGGAAACAGGCACTTCTGATATGTACTACTCTGAAAATCTCTTTAAGGCTGCAGAAAAAGCCGGCTGGTGGTCACCCGCAGACGGTACTCTTGACTGGCTCTCTACTGTGAGCTATGGTGAATATGCACACCCTTACTACTCTTTAATGAGAGTATGGAGGCTTGAGGACAAACTTGCACCGTCACTGAACCTCAGTCCTTATGTGGAGAATTCATATACGAAGGCGTATCCGTTCTCGGTGAAGCCCGATGAAAAGGTTGACTTTGAGACTGCACTTAATATGTTTCGGGACCACTATGAGGGAACAGAGTTCGATCTAAGGGATGGAAAAGCATCAGGGCCGTTTGAGAACCCCTACCGTTATCTCGGACCGATGGATGCACACACCAACTTCCAGAATGAATCATATCTGGATGTCCGTGCCGGTGCAAACGTAAGACCGATATCGGCAATATTCTGTGCATACAGCTATGTCGCACAGGTACGGTCCGGGCTTCCGGATGAGACCGCCGGAGTGCTCTGGTTCGGTCCGGCAGTTGCGTATGAGACGGTATATGCTCCGTTTTATGCAAACTCTGAATCTGTTTCAGATCGCTATTCAAAGGGAAGCCGCCTGAAGTACAATTATAACACGGCATACTGGACCTTTGATCTGCTCACAAACTGGGCAATGCTGAAGTATGATGCTATGATTGATGACATTCAGACTGAACAGAAGAAGCTTGAAACAGAGTCATATGATCTGCTGATGGATACTGACAAAAAAGCAGGTGAATGCCTCTCTGCCGGAGATGAGGCCGGTGCAAAGGCTCTCATGACAAATTTCACGCTTGGAAGGGGTGATGAGATAATTAATGACTGGAAGGCACTCACCGCAACTCTTATTGTTAAGTATTCAAACGGACTTGTGACAGATCCGGTTACTGAGGAAGTTACTGAGGGTGGTTATCCTGACTGGTGGTATGATGATACAGATTACCAGTATGGTCCAAGGGTCTATCAGCTTGATGAGTTAAGAAATACTCCGGGGTTAAACTATACAGGAAAGATTGTTTCTGTGTCAAAGGATGCCTCATTTGAGGAGATTAAAGAAGTAATTCAGTAA
- a CDS encoding dipeptidase → MQDFKGAGKLKALIPAALMVSLLILIFIPGIVSACTIIGITPGASEDGSVYAGHTNDGIGKDWRNIYDVVVTYIPPADHKSGSERPVFFAPNSGSDAVDGGRKDNLTKMTVLGYIDEVPHTYGYYTSSYGMINEKNLMSAECTDHVKYEPDAEINKRIFYSSDLSNVALERCTNARDAVLLVGDLIDSYGYYGTGETLLFADSKEVWVIEMCGNPVGDTGGLWVAKKVTDGEIFIAGNEFRIREVKSGTPDMYYSENLFDATKEAGWWDPSEGTFDWLKAVSYGEYAHPYYSLMRVWRLTDKLAPSLNLSPYVENSYTKAYPFSFKPDEKVDFETALNIFRDHYEGTEFDLTKGKAAGPFGNPYRYVGPVDSHRAFQNETSMEIRPGANVRPVSAIFCSFSYIAQIRTNLPDETAGILWFGPAVPSETVYAPIYANSGNVSPSYSEGSRMNYNYDMAYWTFDLLTNWAMLKYNAMIGDIQDEQRSLEEGSYSMLRQTDAKAAEFLNKGDYNGAKAVMTNFTVQRGDEIINEWKALTGTLIVKYSNGLVTDPVTEEVTESGYPDWWYDDTDYQYGPRVYQLDELRETPGLNYTGKIVSVPKDASFEEIKEVI, encoded by the coding sequence ATGCAGGATTTTAAAGGTGCAGGGAAGCTGAAGGCATTAATTCCGGCTGCACTTATGGTGTCATTGCTGATACTAATATTTATTCCGGGAATTGTTTCGGCGTGTACTATCATTGGTATAACTCCGGGTGCATCTGAGGACGGTTCGGTGTATGCCGGACATACTAATGATGGCATCGGAAAAGACTGGAGGAATATTTATGATGTAGTGGTAACCTACATTCCGCCGGCAGATCATAAATCCGGTTCAGAAAGGCCGGTATTCTTTGCACCAAACAGTGGTTCCGATGCTGTTGACGGAGGAAGAAAGGACAATCTGACAAAGATGACAGTGCTTGGATACATCGATGAGGTGCCGCATACCTATGGCTATTACACCAGTTCATATGGTATGATTAATGAGAAGAACCTCATGAGTGCGGAGTGCACTGACCATGTAAAATATGAGCCCGATGCAGAGATCAATAAGAGAATATTTTACTCCTCTGATCTCTCAAATGTAGCACTTGAGCGCTGCACCAATGCAAGGGATGCAGTGCTTCTTGTTGGTGATCTTATTGACAGTTATGGCTATTATGGCACTGGAGAAACTCTTCTCTTTGCCGACAGTAAGGAGGTCTGGGTCATTGAGATGTGCGGAAATCCTGTGGGGGATACAGGTGGACTATGGGTTGCAAAGAAAGTTACAGATGGAGAGATCTTCATAGCCGGAAATGAGTTCAGGATCCGTGAAGTGAAATCGGGAACGCCCGATATGTATTACTCAGAAAACCTCTTTGATGCTACAAAGGAGGCAGGGTGGTGGGATCCTTCAGAGGGCACTTTTGACTGGCTTAAAGCCGTAAGTTACGGAGAATATGCCCATCCGTATTATTCACTTATGAGGGTATGGCGGCTTACAGATAAACTTGCACCATCACTGAACCTGAGTCCCTATGTTGAAAATTCATATACGAAAGCTTATCCATTCTCCTTTAAGCCTGATGAAAAGGTGGACTTTGAAACTGCCCTGAATATATTCAGAGACCACTACGAAGGAACGGAATTTGACCTTACCAAAGGGAAAGCCGCAGGGCCGTTTGGCAACCCCTACCGGTATGTTGGCCCGGTGGATTCCCATAGGGCTTTCCAGAATGAAACATCAATGGAAATACGCCCCGGTGCAAATGTAAGGCCTGTATCTGCAATATTCTGTTCTTTTAGTTATATTGCCCAGATCAGAACCAACCTTCCGGATGAGACTGCCGGAATTCTCTGGTTTGGTCCGGCTGTCCCCTCTGAGACTGTTTATGCACCGATATATGCAAATTCGGGCAATGTTTCACCTTCATACTCAGAAGGCAGTCGTATGAATTATAATTATGATATGGCATACTGGACCTTTGATCTGCTCACTAACTGGGCAATGCTGAAATACAATGCTATGATCGGTGATATACAGGATGAGCAGAGGTCACTTGAGGAAGGTTCGTACAGTATGCTCCGGCAGACAGATGCAAAAGCTGCTGAATTCCTAAACAAAGGAGATTATAATGGTGCAAAAGCAGTTATGACCAATTTCACAGTTCAGAGAGGCGATGAGATCATTAATGAATGGAAGGCACTCACCGGCACTTTGATTGTGAAGTATTCAAACGGACTTGTGACAGATCCGGTAACAGAAGAAGTGACTGAGAGTGGTTATCCTGACTGGTGGTATGATGATACAGATTACCAGTATGGGCCAAGGGTCTATCAGCTTGATGAACTGAGGGAAACTCCGGGGCTCAACTACACGGGAAAGATTGTTTCTGTGCCAAAGGATGCCTCATTTGAGGAGATTAAAGAGGTAATTTAA
- a CDS encoding sulfite exporter TauE/SafE family protein has product MEMELIYILALLFTGIIVGFAGGLLGVGGCFIMIPVQYWVLTSMGYDPQISILVAFGTNLAVVLPTALSGAYGHNKKGAVMWNAAVTMGIAGFFGAIIGGYIATLIPGDYLKVIFGVVILLSAVRMLTAKPPKLDKSPVNDTLTFLLWGIPIGLLSGIIGIGGGVVLIPVMVLALHFKMHSAVGTSTALMAFTALGGTIAYVINGFGVIGLPEYSLGYLNLLQWILLAVPSVIMAQVGVRVAHKLPAKQLKYVFIAVMIYMGLKMAGVFTFLGLPL; this is encoded by the coding sequence ATGGAAATGGAATTAATATACATACTTGCACTTCTCTTCACCGGAATTATAGTCGGATTTGCCGGCGGGCTATTGGGAGTCGGCGGATGCTTCATTATGATCCCGGTGCAGTACTGGGTGCTTACATCAATGGGCTATGACCCTCAGATCTCAATACTTGTGGCATTCGGGACAAATCTTGCAGTCGTTTTGCCGACTGCACTTTCCGGAGCATACGGACATAACAAAAAAGGTGCTGTTATGTGGAATGCCGCAGTCACAATGGGTATTGCCGGATTTTTTGGTGCAATAATCGGGGGGTATATCGCAACCCTGATTCCGGGCGACTACCTGAAAGTTATCTTTGGTGTTGTAATACTTCTCAGTGCTGTAAGAATGCTCACCGCAAAACCGCCAAAGCTAGATAAAAGTCCGGTGAATGACACTCTTACATTTCTGCTGTGGGGAATTCCAATCGGGCTTTTGTCCGGAATTATCGGCATAGGCGGAGGTGTTGTGCTTATTCCTGTAATGGTGCTTGCCCTTCACTTTAAGATGCACAGTGCTGTCGGGACATCCACAGCTCTCATGGCATTTACCGCACTTGGCGGAACGATTGCATATGTTATAAACGGATTTGGAGTTATTGGGCTTCCGGAATATTCCTTAGGTTATCTAAATCTTCTGCAATGGATTCTGCTTGCAGTTCCCAGTGTTATTATGGCACAGGTGGGTGTCCGGGTTGCACATAAACTGCCTGCAAAGCAGCTTAAATATGTATTTATAGCTGTGATGATCTATATGGGGCTTAAAATGGCCGGAGTCTTCACATTTCTGGGACTTCCGTTATAA
- a CDS encoding transposase produces MNVEGMLKNHKLAQHIADASWSSFVTQLEYKAQKQGKTILRIGQFEPSTKICSECGYYNRDLTLSDRDWICPDCGIHHDRDINAAINIKKFALDRQNLIGI; encoded by the coding sequence TTGAATGTTGAAGGGATGCTAAAAAATCATAAATTGGCACAACATATTGCTGATGCATCATGGAGTTCATTTGTTACTCAATTGGAATATAAAGCACAAAAACAAGGTAAAACTATCTTACGGATTGGACAATTTGAACCATCTACAAAAATCTGTAGTGAATGTGGGTATTACAACCGTGATTTGACTTTATCTGATAGAGACTGGATTTGTCCGGATTGTGGGATACATCATGACCGGGATATTAATGCCGCAATAAATATCAAGAAGTTTGCTTTAGATAGACAGAATCTAATTGGAATATAA